DNA sequence from the Vicia villosa cultivar HV-30 ecotype Madison, WI linkage group LG3, Vvil1.0, whole genome shotgun sequence genome:
AGCTGTCGCTCGAAGGAGAAAGATTAAACAGCTCCCTGCGCAGAAAGCTTCTGAAGTTTCGCAGAGCAACAAGCCCAGTGAGAGTGACTCTTTCACTGCTGACAAGAAAACCACGGTATATACATACTTTATCTTTCATTTGTATGTTATATGAATCATCCTTACCTTACCCAATTTATATTTTCGGAGTTCGAAACCTCCACCACATTCGAAGCAAAAAACCTCCCCAGTAGTTGTCTCAGATGAGGATGACAAATCTCCACCTCGAACCAGACAAGCccaaaagaaaaagcaaaaggcCGCTACtccttcaagaaaagaaaagggatctgggtCTTCGAAACTTACTTTACCgggtgacaaggtatcttctgaagaatcacctttgaaaGGTGGTAGTAACGCTTTCGTTGTCGAGAGCCACAATTCAAGCCCAGATAACGTCCTAactaaggtatttggatttcccaacctgctcatctttataaatttttaacttaaaataattaagttaacgttttaccttatgattgtaggatgatgttggcacaGCCACTTCCGACCTCAAATCCTTCACTCTTAATATTGATCTTGATAAACTCCAAGGTAAATGCATATCCTTTTTACAGCGAAAAAATTTCTTGCAACTTTCCTTACCATGACATGTTCTAATTATTCCATGCAGgtaaatctcatgtgctttcaccAGTGATCGAAGACGCTCAACCTCTTGCGACTATCATTCCTAGTACAGCAGTCGAAGGgagccattcaactgatgattctccacctacccACAAGAGCGAAAAAGTAGACCAACAATGTTCAGGTAGCAACAATGCAGCTGGTCATCCAACTGGTAGTGAGGACACTTTATCTGAACAAGATGTCATGGAAGAAACCTCCAAATTAACCACAGTAGTTCCTCACGAAACCACAACTTTTGGGACCatagtttctcctgaaactacttcgacTCCTGCCCCAACAAAgcctactccttcagaattggagcagcttaaacaaaccgatcctctcagcttcctcaaggctatgatggatATTGATAATACTTCACCttctgagctcgaaacttctccagctgtacagccagaatctggtaataaagaggatacttctgtccttcttcatcagataaaggaaaagttcttcgaaaccaacctcgtcgaaacTCTTAGCAAGGATCCTATCAAAAGTCGCAGCTTGAATCAACTTCTGAAAAAGGTGGATCTACTCCTAGTTTCgaaagaagtctcagaggtgattgttttgctgggttccctgatcgagcaactccaggccaaTATTCTTCGAAAACACAATGTCGACGAACAGCTAACTGCGAAAATGGCCTCTCATAATTCTTCATGGAAATCTGCTATTGATGCAACCAAACAGGGTGAAGCCCTTGAGCTTAAATATTCGAAGAACCAGGAAGCATATGACGAATGTGAGAAGAgcatcaactcctggaagcaaGAGATAAAACTGCTCGAAGAGAATATAAAGGAGGCTGAATCTCGTAAAGCAACCCTTCAACAATCCAGTGAGCAGGAATTGACTGAAGTTGCACGTTTAGGAATCCAACATTTCGAGGCTGCACGAAAACTAGTTCCTGAAATTGACGAACTAAAGAAACAAAGGGCCCTGATTGAACTTCGAATGTCTTCCTGGGAGATTCaatattcgaagataaaagatagtctccctaaagattttaattaattatctcAAACCTTGTACTTCATTATCATGTTGTACTTTTGCTTTGTAATCAAACTCTTCGTAGAATATATATGTACGCTCAACTTTTATCTGCTTAGCTTTTATCTTccactttgttcatatttttgcaATCTTCGCAAACAGTAATTTTAGCAAATCTTCCAGATTTCGCCAAAATCTATTTCCTGATTTGCcacagtaattttaattaatgtaaaaCACGTGATCTGACCATCCTTCGCACCTTTTaacttagacttgacgtttccactcccttagccgtaatcattattgagtgatgacatcactttctccaaaacatctctttaagacgtgtgtgcatcagtttttcatgattgcatctcaacttccaagggcgagaaatggcggaagccataacttctctttggaataccaaacgcagtctaatcatacattaaaaattaaaccgtTCCACTCCTGCCCCCAGGTCTATATAAGGGCTTAGCATCACACTTCTTCTCTTTATTCTTGTTCCAAAAAACCTTATCTTAAAACTTCATTCCTCCTTTTGCATTTTCTTCaacacaaaaccagaaaaacaTTTCCAAATTTTTCTCTACAAAATGGCAGTACCCCTCACTTATAACAATATCAGATCTTGCATCAAAAAGGAGTTCAAGGTTTCTGAAGAAGACTTTGAAAACAACTCCATAAGCATTAGTGCTTTCTTTGTCAACCAAGAGCttgatttctattatgaaatcttggagggaccagtttatcccaacatgctggctgatttctggatgtttgcgtctttacgcatagatccagaaggtagAACCACCATAATCTCTGAGGTTCGAGGTGCCCACATTaggatcactcccaccactatctctaaccttatgagatgcaacaactctggggagacctttgatgataacagcttcaacatgaccactcatcttctgttgaggactctcatggacaatgaccctttcagcgccaaggtcatcaggatttggcaccaactccttgtgggtaattttcgtccacgaaaccatgatcaaaatagcatcatggtggaagatttagagtttatactctgtggctttcgtgggaagaaaatcaactttcctttgatgatcttcaaagggcttgttgaggcagtctctatggctgctgctcgtcaaggggttgtgacgtgtcttccatatgggagactcatatcttacatattcctcaaaaagggtatagtgagaaggatgcgcagctctgggtccatggatatgttcgaagcggAGAGCTTGTCCCTGCTGGctttggaaggtttagaccagaggatcaactaggaggtgttttggtttaggttttcaTGTTTTCTCTTTTGTAATCTTCAACATTTTGGGTCATGCTTTTAGGCTTCATTTTGTAATGCATGTAATCCTTTACTTtctaatgacaaatattttgctGTTTCTTTGTCTCTTTACTTTATTTATCGTATATTTTGATCACAAAGCCATTTTGgcattagttcaaccattttggcttacgtagtaccttaaatatctacgttttttcaatcttcacttcatgcatgcttggtttgtatctcttcagatacttcccatttactcttaagatcctgcgatcttctgctaattcttcgatttcgtaagcattattcgaaaatacctttaagattcgaaagggtccttcccagtgtggggaccatttaccaagtgcctgattctttcgatctataggtaaaataactttccaaactaagtcattattgataaacgttttacctttcacctttttgttgtatgctctagatactctttccttttgcctttttatcatctccaatgctcgaattctatcttcgtccaggtctactaattcatttatcattaactcccagtatatgttgggaggaatttctgcctgtctttgtatccttactgactgcagatgtatctcgattgggagtactgcgtcgtgaccaaacgtcagttggaaaggcgttgtatttgtagcttcttttggagatgttcgacaagcccaaagtgtttggtccaaagttttatgccaattcttgggttttttccccacatgtttcttgataagaccaattattatcttgtttgctgcttcaacttgtccatttgcctgaggcCTTAATTCCGATGAGAAGGAACTTCTTCTGACTTGACATTGAATATGATACCACCCAAAAATATACTTGAAACGTTGAAATGGAAAAGACCTTAAAATGTATCAAATATCAAACAAATATACAATGTTTGTGCCGTAAACAACAAGTCGATAATAGGACCAAGAACTGAAATACAACAGGTGTTGAAGCTTCTGGATGATGAAGATTATGTTTCTAGGTACAAAGTGTGTGCGGATGGAGTCACTATTCGagatatattttggactcatcctgATTCCATCAAGTTGTTTAACATATTTCCTACTGTGCTAATAATTGGTTCAACATACAAACATATAAGTATAGGCTTCCACTTTTGAAAATTATTGGTGTTACTTTTTCAGTGGGTTTTATAGTTTTTGAAAGCGAAAAGAGGACAATGTTACATGAGTTTTGGAACTGTGAAAGATtgagttgaagaaccaagaaaatATGTAAAAGGTCATTTAAACTTATCATGATATTGCACTAATGAATTTGGTTGCAAAGGGGGTTCCTACATCCTATGCATTACTTTATAGGTATCACATAACCAAAAATGTGAGAAACAAAATTAAACTTGTTGTAGGGGCCAAACAAACTAAGGGTGAAGATGGAAAATGTTCAAACTTGATGTGGTAGTGGATAGAATAATGGATGTCTTGAATGATGGTATAAATTCTTCCACATAATTTTTCATACGGTTCAGAAGGGTGTGTGCAAGATATCCAAATTTCCTGAAATATGTTAAAAGTACAATTTTATACTAGGTGAGGGGGAAGATTGTTTGTTCTTAGACATATCAAGTTAGACACTTTGGCAGAACAACAACTAATACAGTTTAATTTGCACACACTGAAGAATTGGTTGGAAAATAGTAAAGGAATTTTGTAAAGGTTAGGACTTCGTGAACCAAATGATATGAAATCAACATAATGATATAAACATATTTTGGTCGGGGCATTATTGTATTGGAACACCGATTCATATACAACATCCTTTTTTCTTAGTTGGTTGGAAACATCTCTCGGGCgagattgaattttatttatcacGAAGCTAAGAGAGCATAGAAAACATGACTAGTTCAAAGTATGGTTGTACACTTAGGAAGACATAAGGTCTTCCATGTCCTTATTTAATTGCAAAGAAAATGAAGGTTGCTACACTGATATGTATGGATGAGATTTTATACTCACTAGAAAAGGCTACAGTTTGATGGTGATGGTGTGACGAATGATGATAAATCAAATAGATCACGACCGAATGAAAAGTGATCCACGAGAGACTTTTGAAAGTTAATGAAAACATGAAATTACATATCAAAGAGTAGTCGAGGAAGATTGTCTTTTCACAAACCATGAATTCAAAACCATCCATGATTCCGATTAAAATGAAAGGGTGCCCCTAAAAAGGTTAAACCCACCAAGAATGGAAATTCTACAAAGCGGTATCCTTTTTAATTTGAACATGTTGACTCACTTTTTCGGATTCTCCAGCTCCTAAatctcaaaaaattattttcaagggTGCTCGCACTAGCAAACCATCTCCCTCGCCATCATTACCAAAACTCATCCACGTTGAAAAGATGACATTTTTTATGCCTAAATACATTGAACAAATCAGAGATGTTAAAGTTGACGGCAACTGCGATTTTCGAGTTGTTTGGGGTTTCCTCGATAAAGGAAAGGAGAACCACATATTTTCCACCAACAAATTTTCCAATAGTTGAAGACGCACAGAGAATCATACATGTCGTTATACAAGAAAAAATAATATCACGATGCAATTCACAATGCTTTTGTTTCTTGTGTTAATGGTCTGACATTAGTGGAAAAATGGACGTGCTTCCTTGAACGGGTCACCTTATAGTAAGTGCTTATAATAAAGTGTGTATTGACCTGACAAGGTATGGTTTCTCGAAAAAAATTTCCACCTCATAGTAGGCCACCTTAAAATCCATTCAGTCGCATCATGTGTATTGGATGACTTTCAAAATCACAGTATTTTGTTCAATTTTACTTGAAACTGGGGTGTCTTATACCAAACATATCATCGGAATGGACGATGCATTTCACAAAAGAGGCTGAAATTTGGCCgaatcattttttggaaaggatGAAAGATTTCACCAATTTGAGCAAgattgaaagagaattaaaaaaaaggaaaattcaaTGTCAACACCGCCCATAGAAATAGATTTGGGTGATGACACATCTTTTCatgttttttagtttttatataacTATGTATTTGTATGGTGActcattttttttatgtattgttGACATCGATGTAATTTAGCTACAATTTGATACACATATTCAACATTAATTGTATAACAATTGGGGTCAATTTAAGACAAAAATTGTTTCAGCATGTTAAACAAGTTTGTTCCTGCACAAAACATGTTATGTATGAACACTAGATTAATGGGACGTGTCTGGAGATGTACTTCAAGATTAGCCCCATTTTAACTGTAAAAATTGCCAAACACAAGGTATTTTAAAGATGTATCTCTATAGAAaacctttttaatataaaaaggaTGAGTCCAAAAACGCATATTCACAATAGCCTATGAGACAAGATATGGTTTCTAAGGTTCATAATGatctaatttttatataaatatgggGTCTTTCAACTCATATTGTTCACAAAAACACACCACACCAGAATGAACATATATTGGCATGCCACATTTGCCTACTTCAACAACATGAAATCCCCTCACTTGAATTTAGGGTCACACAGTACACCTCTCTCGTAGATTTGCAATCCCTATTGGAGAATCTCATACAATGCTCGAacaaccaaagaattgtgaagctCAAGTATTGTTCACCCTCGACTGACAATGAAGGGAAGATTCAATTCATCAAGTTTGAGCTAAAAACGGGTGAAGATGTAAGGGTTATGTGAAGTACATTTCACCTTTACGAAACAAATGGCCTGATTGAAGTGGATTTGACAATTACAAGATCAACCAAATATATTCTAATGATGTTGCAACGTCCTGATAACATAtaatgttaaatttatgttaaCGATTATCTATGTAATGTTAAGTATTTTGATGTTACTTTAAGTTTTTCTTCAAGTTTCTGCATATGTTACTAGTTTGTGGTTTGAGCTAGCAAAATGTATTACAGAGATGTTTCTCCGTAAAAATCATTGAGTTTTAAAAAAAGGGTTAGTATAGAGACGCACCTCCGGATTAACTCTAATATGAAtacaaagatgcatctccgaatattTTTTTGGGCAACATGGGGCGGCTCACCCAGGAAAGCGTAAGAAGTGTGTAATAAGAGCACGTCCagagatgcatctatggaatctAGGGGTACTTGTGACTTTTCACCATGATGAACTAGCACCTCATGGGTTGAATAAAGTAATGCCATTTGAATAAGGTGAGAGCCATAAATAAGACACGACGCTATATCTGGAGGTGCATATAAGAGTCTAATAAAAAACAGAAAGGAATATTAAATAAAAGTTGAATGAGTCAGATGAAACTTCCATCGTAAACCTTTTGTGTTGTTTTGGACCATGGTAACAAGGTCATATATGGGGTGATATAAATAAGTCAAATCATATATTTTGAAGGGTAACTATTTTTCTTAATGGAGGAAATTGTTTATACAAACTACAGACGTTAGAACACTAATGGACACAAAAGGCACGAATCAGCAACTAGTAGTTAAGGAAAGCAATATAtcattcatcaaagacatcacaATCAATCATAATATATTAGGCGATAAAAGTTTTCATCGGTGTATGACTACAAATATAAACGTGAACAAGATTGCTAGTAGAAACAAATAAATTAGCAACTTCTCCGCCAGGAGGAATATAAGTGATGGCTAAcataccaaaaggtatcctgttAACCATTTTATATAGGACATACAAATTATGAGTGGTACAACTCCAAAATAGGAAGATGTTGTCACCATACAGATACTAACTCTCATAATATACCAATACATTTCAACAAAGTCAATAATGCTAAAAAAATCTCACATGATCTTTTTGCCTTCCTTAATTACGTCGACTTGTTTGAGATATTTTGGAATAGCTAAAGTGGAGTAATATTTTATAACATTGTAAAATATCTAAATAAAACCTCTACTTCGTTCCATTCTATTTCAATTCATTCCATTTCGTTTTAAAATATCTAAATATATAAACTAATAATTTCAATATCTTTTCACAATATTTTTCGATAAAAAAAAGTCTTAGCCATACCAGGAAAGAAATTCTCTTTGTTTTTTCATAACAAATACTCAAAACTGAATTTTTATTTGCTCTCAATTTTTTCTCTAAAATAATTTAAAGAAGAGTATTACTTGTGGAACATTGATTATTATCTTGGAAATCTGAGAATTCTGCATGCCGCGTCAGTAACATAGAGCGGTAGATCTCATTTCCACCGTGCTTTTTACTCGTAAAAACATGCTAGATCCTCTTGTCCCACACAATACAACCATCATTTTCTCTATCTTCCCCCTAACTTTCCCTCTCTTTTTCCTCAGCAGTACCCATCTCACTTTTTCCCACAAAACCAAAACGTTTCGTTCCTTTTCATACCCTTTACATTTTTTAATTATCAACTAATGGACCCCACTTCCCCACCCTACAAACTCAAATTTTAAACCGCCTAACCTGACGTGGCACTGTCGCGGGCCCACTTAACACAACCACAACCTTATTTCACTTCCTTTGTCCGTTGCAcgttttttcaaatttcaaatctccAAACACAACAACACCCACGATTACAAACAAACCctcctttctctctctctctctactttATTACACTTCATTCAATCACAATATCTATCAGTTATTCACCACTTTCTCAACCCAAAACAAACTCATGGGTGCTTCTGGAAAATGGGTGAAAGCATTAATCGGACTCAAAAAACACGACAAAGATGAACATGTAACTTActtctactactactactactacttctTGTTTTACTAACATTGCATCTGAAATAACTGTTTGACTTTTTGTTTGACTTTTTTTTTGGTTAATGTTTGAAGGTGAAGGAGGGTGTGAAGAGTAAGAAATGGAGGTTATGGAGAAGTTCATCTGGTGATAACGGTTCCTGGAAAGGTTTTAAAGGTAACAACTCTCATAAAGCAGTTTCTGAAGGTTCTGAATCTCCAACTGCTGCAGAAGCTTACACCGCCGCTGTAGCCACCGTTGTTAGAGCTCAACCTAAGGATTTTAGACTCGTTAGGCAAGAATGGGCTGCTATAAGAATCCAAACCACTTTCCGCGCCTTCTTGGTACTTACTTTAGGGTTTATGTATTTTAGAAACTTTGAATGTGGTTTTATGTGTGTTATTGTAGTGTTTGTTGGAAGGAACTGTGTTTATGTAAGGGTTGTTTTTGTGAGTGCAGGCAAGAAGGGCTTTGAGGGCTTTGAAGGCGGTGGTGAGGATTCAAGCACTAGTTAGGGGTAGGCAAGTGAGGAAGCAAGCTGCGGTGACATTGAGGTGCATGCAGGCGTTGGTTCGAGTTCAGGCTCGAGTGAGGGCTCGTCGAGTGAGGATGTCGATGGAGGGACAAGCTGTGCAGAATATGCTTAATGAGCGGCGGACAAAGCTtgaacttttgaaggatgctgAGGTTTTTATCATGAAATGACAATGGGATGTTTACAAGTTTTGGTTTTAGTTAGGTTTTTCTAAGAAATTTCTTTTGTGGATGTGCAGGAAGGGTGGTGTGATAGTATAGGAACATTGGAAGATGTGAAATCGAAGATTCAAATGAGGCAAGAAGGAGCTTTCAAAAGAGAAAGAGCACTTGCATACTCTCTTGCTCAAAAGGTAATAAATTAAGTTAGTAACTAAATTAGGTTAGAAAAATCACAATTTAGTCCtcgaaaaatgattttttgtttaACACATTAGTCCTTTTAGATCGGTCGGTCTAGTCTCTTAAATTGTTTGTTAGAAAGTAATGTGACCGAGGGTTTTCTAATTCACAAATCATCTGAAATATTGTTAGTTTCAGATGCTTACATTTTTGAGATTTTTAGCAGCAATGCAGATCAACTTCAAGTACTTATTCACAAACCGCTGCCTCGTTTTCATCTCTCAAGAATCCCGAGATGAACAAAGCTAATGGAGGATGGAGTTGGTTGGAAAGATGGATGGCAGCCAAGCCGTGGGAGACAAGATTGATGGAACAATCCCATGCTGAAAGCTTAGATAAAACGCCTCCACCACCTCCGAAGAAATTTGTGGAACCCTTTGTAAGCTCTAATTCAAAACCATGCTCAGTCAATATCAAGAGGAACAATGTTACAACAAGGATTTCCGCTAAGCCTCCTCCCCACATCTGTCAAGCTACTCGTTCGTCCTCTAGTCCAAGTTCCGAGTTTCGGTATGACGAGAGTTCTGCATCATCTTCTATTTGTACATCAGCAACACCAATGTCAGGGAACACTTATGAAAGGACTGAGGATAGTAACAACAACTCTAGGCCAAATTACATGAACCTAACGCAATCAACCAAGGCGAAGCTAAAATCGGGTAATAATCCAATGTATAACCGAGCTCAAAGGCAACAGTCAATGGACGAGTTTCAGTTTATGAGGAGGGCTGCAGGTTTCTCTAATGGAGATTCAAGAAGTATAGCTGCTTCTGACCATTCACTCAACTTTTCTAGGCCACTTCACCTATCAACTCACATGGATAAAAGCTCGGTGAGGCCACGGTGATAGAAGGAAACTCAAACAGCTCCAGGAAACTCAAATAGCTCCACGGATGCTCAAGATCtcttaatttatttgtttttccaAGAATTCAACAACTTGTTGTCTGTTGTAATTTAATCCGAGTTAGTTAACTAGCTAGCTTCAAGAAGAACCAGATGTAGCTTATGTTCTTGTCCTCCATTTGTATAATTGTtcatttgtgagttttgattAATACTCGGTCCGAAGAGTTTTCTGTATGAATTGTCAATTTATGGGAAAATCACACTTTGTCAACATTTTTCATCTTGTTTTTCACTATTTAAAAGCTAGAAAACCATAATAGTATCCTTTCATTCCtttcataaacatacattatttggTATATGACATGGTTATTCATTACATTATCTCATAATACTTATTTCTAATATTAGTTTATATCTCATCCTCTGACTTTTGATGTATGCAAGTACTAGTACAATCTTAACTGTAAAATTTAGGAGCTCTTTGTTGTTCTTTTTACGACTCTGAGCTTGACACCATGCTTGAAGTTAAGGACTATGCCATACTCGAGTTCTAAAGGGCTTTCCATGTTAGGTGAATGCTGAAATAAGTATTTTCTGTATAAATGAATGAGTGAAAGCTTAATCTCTTGTAGGGAAAATTTCTGCCCGATGCAAGCCCGAGGACCAATTCCGAATGGTATGAAAGCATAAGGGTGTCTTCTCTTCATTTCTTCACAGTTAGGATCAAACCTTTCTGGTTTAAACTTTTCTGGCTCTGAAAAGTTTTTTGGATCTTTCGCTAGAACTCCAAGTGCTAACCAAACCCAAGTCCCCTGCTTGAACCAAACTACATTAGTGACAGATTTGAAGCATTGATGATCGTGCAAAAAGAAACATGTTTTACCTTTGGAAGAAGGTAACCTCCGATTTCTACTTCATTCGATGTTTCTCTAGCAACTAATGGCGATACAATGTAAATCCTCATTGCCTCTTTGATCACCTGCATTAATTAAATAGAAATTATAAGAGTTAATTTCTATACACTCGATTTTTCAGGATGTTCATTCGAGTTAACTACCTGATCAAGATAAGGGAACTTGTCATGAAGATCTTGAGAAGTCGGTATTTGATCTATTGAACCAAACCCATCAATCTCTTCAAGCATTTTTTTCTCGACTTCTGGATGCGCAGCAACCAAATAGACAACAGAAGACAAAGTAAAGGAAGTAGTTGCAGAACCAGCAAGCAAGTGTTCATAAGTAACAGCACTGATATATTCAGATGTGAACACATTCTCCGAAACAGCTTTCGATTCTCTAGCATTTAGTATAAGCGACAAGAAATCCTTTGAACTGCGCGTTCTATCTTTCATTCTCTTGTCCACAATCTCATCAAGACGTCCACCTAGTTTCTTGTTAGTACGCTCGATTTTCCAGTCCATAGTACCCGGTATCCGCTTCAAAATCTGTCTAAACGGCTCCTGAAGAATCGGAACAAGTAAACCAAGTATGATCGAGAACGAACCCGACAAATCCATTTTAAGTTGAGTTGTCGAGTATATATGTTGATTGATAAAATCCGTTACTTCATTATCACCAACATTCTTGATTTCGTTGCTAACGGAATGAGGTTCAGAGAGGCCAAAGTTAACACCGAACGCTGCTTGTCCAATCACGTCGGTCGCGAGTTTAAGTGATAAATTAGAAAAGACAACATCTTCATTTTCTAAGTCAAGATTCTGAGTGGCAGATTCTATGAATGATTGCATTGTTGGCACTAGTCTTGCTAGATGTGACGGTTGGTATACCGACAAAATCGTGTTCCTCATTGTAGACCATTGTGAATCCCTGCAGATCAAAGTGGCATGAAACTGTTACAAAAAACATTGTGAAATGCTATTTTGTAAACATCTGCCGACAAATAATGTAGTACTGAGTTTCTTGCCACTTAGAAAAGGTAAAGTAATATTCAAACTTAGTGGCAAGTCCACTGAGAAAAATGTGAAAAACCATATACTATGAAACTTCATTTCATGTGATTCTATGTGCTTGCTTATCAATTTTATTCTGTAACAtgacaagaacaaaaacaaaaacattatGGAATA
Encoded proteins:
- the LOC131660772 gene encoding protein IQ-DOMAIN 6-like isoform X2, whose amino-acid sequence is MGASGKWVKALIGLKKHDKDEHVKEGVKSKKWRLWRSSSGDNGSWKGFKGNNSHKAVSEGSESPTAAEAYTAAVATVVRAQPKDFRLVRQEWAAIRIQTTFRAFLARRALRALKAVVRIQALVRGRQVRKQAAVTLRCMQALVRVQARVRARRVRMSMEGQAVQNMLNERRTKLELLKDAEEGWCDSIGTLEDVKSKIQMRQEGAFKRERALAYSLAQKQCRSTSSTYSQTAASFSSLKNPEMNKANGGWSWLERWMAAKPWETRLMEQSHAESLDKTPPPPPKKFVEPFVSSNSKPCSVNIKRNNVTTRISAKPPPHICQATRSSSSPSSEFRYDESSASSSICTSATPMSGNTYERTEDSNNNSRPNYMNLTQSTKAKLKSGNNPMYNRAQRQQSMDEFQFMRRAAGFSNGDSRSIAASDHSLNFSRPLHLSTHMDKSSVRPR
- the LOC131660771 gene encoding cytochrome P450 711A1-like gives rise to the protein MVLMDLTWWFSIPISVSLASTMFTLLSLVGGWLIYLYGPYWRVRKVPGPPSLPLVGHLHLLAKHGPDVFSILAKQYGPIYRFHMGRQPLIIVADAELCKEVGIKKFKDISNRSTPSPIKASPLHQKGLFFTKDSQWSTMRNTILSVYQPSHLARLVPTMQSFIESATQNLDLENEDVVFSNLSLKLATDVIGQAAFGVNFGLSEPHSVSNEIKNVGDNEVTDFINQHIYSTTQLKMDLSGSFSIILGLLVPILQEPFRQILKRIPGTMDWKIERTNKKLGGRLDEIVDKRMKDRTRSSKDFLSLILNARESKAVSENVFTSEYISAVTYEHLLAGSATTSFTLSSVVYLVAAHPEVEKKMLEEIDGFGSIDQIPTSQDLHDKFPYLDQVIKEAMRIYIVSPLVARETSNEVEIGGYLLPKGTWVWLALGVLAKDPKNFSEPEKFKPERFDPNCEEMKRRHPYAFIPFGIGPRACIGQKFSLQEIKLSLIHLYRKYLFQHSPNMESPLELEYGIVLNFKHGVKLRVVKRTTKSS
- the LOC131660772 gene encoding protein IQ-DOMAIN 6-like isoform X1, with protein sequence MGASGKWVKALIGLKKHDKDEHVKEGVKSKKWRLWRSSSGDNGSWKGFKGNNSHKAVSEGSESPTAAEAYTAAVATVVRAQPKDFRLVRQEWAAIRIQTTFRAFLARRALRALKAVVRIQALVRGRQVRKQAAVTLRCMQALVRVQARVRARRVRMSMEGQAVQNMLNERRTKLELLKDAEEGWCDSIGTLEDVKSKIQMRQEGAFKRERALAYSLAQKQQCRSTSSTYSQTAASFSSLKNPEMNKANGGWSWLERWMAAKPWETRLMEQSHAESLDKTPPPPPKKFVEPFVSSNSKPCSVNIKRNNVTTRISAKPPPHICQATRSSSSPSSEFRYDESSASSSICTSATPMSGNTYERTEDSNNNSRPNYMNLTQSTKAKLKSGNNPMYNRAQRQQSMDEFQFMRRAAGFSNGDSRSIAASDHSLNFSRPLHLSTHMDKSSVRPR